In the Chloroflexota bacterium genome, one interval contains:
- a CDS encoding aspartate aminotransferase family protein, giving the protein MPITAAEHAALVEKDKLQLHPLQHPKAHADPLIVERSEGVYLYTTDGRKILDAMAGLWNVNIGYGRKECAEAAYKQMLNMAYTSNYVGMSNRPSIELAARLAGYAHPTLNHTFFTSGGSEANDSAFKTARYYWKRMGKKDKYKVIARKSAYHGITLAATFATGVSRYHEMFGPAIPGFIHVPAPYPYRYEGDMKPGETVGQAAARAVEEAILREGPDTVAAYIAEPVMGVGGVIIPPDDYFPLVRQICDKYDVLLMVDEVINGFGRTGKRFGINHWNLRPDILSFAKGVTSGYLPLGGIQVSDAIMDAINSAPESESWMHGHTYSGHPASCAVGLVNLDIYERENLVEHSRLMGEKLQAGLKSLMVDFPQIGEARGIGLLCGIEFVKDRKTKEQDPATAAKVANAAQARGIRARSVPNATVAFSPPLTINEDEIDQIIKTFAAVLDSI; this is encoded by the coding sequence ATGCCAATAACCGCAGCCGAACATGCCGCGCTTGTCGAGAAGGACAAGCTGCAACTGCATCCGCTCCAGCACCCGAAAGCGCACGCCGACCCGCTGATCGTCGAGCGATCGGAAGGCGTCTACCTGTATACGACCGACGGCCGCAAGATCCTCGATGCCATGGCCGGGCTGTGGAACGTCAATATCGGGTATGGCCGCAAGGAGTGCGCCGAGGCCGCCTACAAGCAGATGCTCAACATGGCGTACACCTCGAACTACGTTGGCATGAGCAACCGCCCCTCGATCGAACTGGCGGCGCGCCTGGCCGGCTACGCGCATCCGACGCTCAACCACACGTTCTTCACCTCCGGCGGTTCCGAGGCAAACGACTCAGCGTTCAAGACCGCGCGCTACTACTGGAAGCGCATGGGCAAGAAGGACAAGTACAAAGTCATCGCGCGCAAGAGCGCCTATCACGGCATCACGCTCGCGGCGACGTTCGCCACCGGCGTCAGCCGTTATCACGAGATGTTCGGACCGGCGATTCCGGGCTTCATCCACGTGCCCGCGCCGTACCCGTATCGCTACGAGGGCGACATGAAGCCCGGCGAGACGGTCGGCCAGGCGGCCGCGCGCGCGGTCGAGGAAGCGATCCTGCGCGAAGGACCGGATACGGTTGCGGCGTACATCGCCGAGCCGGTGATGGGCGTCGGCGGCGTGATCATCCCGCCGGACGATTACTTCCCGCTCGTGCGCCAGATCTGCGACAAGTACGACGTGCTGCTGATGGTGGACGAGGTCATCAACGGCTTCGGCCGCACCGGCAAACGCTTCGGCATTAACCACTGGAACCTGCGCCCGGATATCTTGTCGTTTGCCAAGGGCGTCACGAGCGGATACCTGCCGCTCGGCGGCATCCAGGTCTCGGACGCAATCATGGACGCCATCAACAGCGCGCCGGAGAGCGAGTCGTGGATGCACGGTCACACCTACTCCGGACACCCGGCGTCGTGCGCGGTCGGGCTGGTCAATCTCGATATCTACGAGCGCGAGAACCTGGTCGAGCATTCGCGGCTGATGGGCGAGAAGTTGCAGGCCGGACTAAAATCGCTGATGGTCGACTTCCCGCAGATCGGCGAAGCGCGCGGCATCGGACTGCTGTGCGGCATCGAGTTTGTCAAGGATCGCAAGACCAAGGAGCAGGACCCGGCCACGGCGGCCAAGGTCGCCAACGCAGCGCAGGCGCGCGGCATCCGCGCGCGCTCGGTGCCAAACGCGACCGTCGCGTTCTCGCCACCGTTGACCATCAATGAGGATGAGATCGACCAGATCATCAAGACGTTCGCCGCGGTGCTGGATTCGATCTAA
- a CDS encoding GNAT family N-acetyltransferase → MASDIPQLADFVRLNASHVEQAAGMFARAFHSDPLYCHFFPADRDRERMLPAMFRFRLRYGLLAGEVYASSPGMEAAAIWIPSQNDHMTFGRMLRTGGLGVFLSAGSAARKRMQRAIRWAGEIHARQAGFPHWHLSPIATDPARQGKGYAGALIRAMLARLDAERVPCFLEAQTERNVPLYEHFGFKVVEHGTIPGTQIGHWAMLRRPAGA, encoded by the coding sequence ATGGCATCCGACATTCCACAACTGGCAGACTTCGTCCGGCTGAATGCCTCGCATGTCGAACAGGCCGCCGGGATGTTCGCGCGCGCCTTCCACAGCGATCCACTGTACTGCCACTTCTTTCCCGCCGACCGCGACCGCGAGCGCATGCTCCCGGCGATGTTTCGCTTCCGGCTGCGCTACGGCCTGCTCGCCGGCGAAGTGTACGCATCGTCACCGGGTATGGAAGCAGCGGCGATCTGGATTCCCTCGCAGAACGATCACATGACGTTTGGGCGTATGCTGCGCACCGGCGGGCTGGGGGTGTTCCTATCGGCCGGCTCCGCCGCGCGCAAGCGCATGCAGAGGGCGATCCGCTGGGCGGGGGAGATTCACGCGCGCCAGGCGGGTTTCCCGCACTGGCACTTGTCGCCCATCGCTACCGACCCGGCGCGGCAGGGCAAAGGTTACGCGGGCGCTCTGATTCGCGCGATGCTGGCCCGGCTTGACGCCGAGCGTGTGCCGTGCTTCCTGGAGGCGCAGACCGAGCGCAATGTGCCGCTCTACGAGCACTTCGGCTTCAAAGTCGTGGAGCACGGGACGATTCCCGGCACGCAGATCGGGCACTGGGCGATGCTGCGGCGGCCGGCGGGCGCGTAG